The Desmonostoc muscorum LEGE 12446 genome includes a region encoding these proteins:
- the cysH gene encoding phosphoadenosine phosphosulfate reductase, which yields MTASTASKNETIAFDLEKLNQEFETATPKQILAWSVENIPTGLVQTSAFNVDDMVITHILYSELKFPVPVIFLDTLYHFDESLELVAKAKQIYNLDLKTYKTPDVDSAEAFEAKYGDALWDKDILKFHEITKIEPLLRGLDELNSVAWITGRRRDQAVTRANMPIFEFDGKGRLKVNPIATWTRKDSWLYVAEHGVIYNPLHDQGYPSIGDKPITTKVGEGEDERAGRWRGSNKTECGIHI from the coding sequence ATGACAGCTTCCACAGCATCTAAAAACGAAACGATCGCTTTTGACTTAGAAAAATTAAATCAAGAATTTGAAACTGCCACTCCCAAACAAATCTTGGCATGGTCTGTAGAAAACATCCCAACCGGACTGGTACAAACCAGCGCCTTCAATGTGGATGACATGGTAATTACCCATATTCTTTACAGCGAACTCAAGTTTCCGGTTCCTGTGATATTTCTCGATACCCTCTACCACTTTGACGAAAGCCTAGAACTAGTTGCTAAAGCCAAACAAATATACAACCTGGATCTGAAAACTTACAAAACTCCAGACGTGGACAGCGCCGAAGCTTTTGAAGCCAAGTATGGCGATGCACTCTGGGACAAAGATATTCTCAAATTCCACGAAATTACCAAAATTGAACCACTGCTACGGGGTTTAGACGAACTCAACAGCGTGGCTTGGATCACTGGACGCCGCCGTGACCAAGCAGTAACCCGTGCTAATATGCCGATATTTGAATTCGACGGCAAGGGTCGTTTGAAAGTAAATCCCATAGCTACCTGGACACGCAAAGACAGCTGGCTTTACGTGGCTGAACATGGAGTTATTTACAATCCCCTACACGACCAAGGTTATCCCAGCATCGGCGACAAACCCATCACTACAAAAGTAGGCGAAGGCGAAGACGAACGCGCCGGACGCTGGCGGGGAAGCAATAAAACAGAATGTGGAATTCATATTTAG
- a CDS encoding FHA domain-containing protein — protein sequence MNALTLQWHDAGADKTQNIYEQQPSKNPGTVRIGRDPLRCDIVLSNPTVSGLHIEIFFHPQQQRFYLRNLRSQNPPLVDGRQLVQGEMPLTEGTNISLGQIQLKVTSISTGNIPATILMPPQPPVVNPHSPANIGHHHHHHPAPPPGVYGLKCPKCYKVSPPENLQIGCPWCGTSLAAAVSVLVAPGS from the coding sequence ATGAACGCACTAACTTTACAGTGGCACGATGCAGGTGCAGATAAAACTCAGAACATTTACGAACAACAGCCAAGTAAAAATCCTGGCACTGTCCGCATCGGTCGCGATCCCCTCCGGTGCGATATTGTTCTGAGTAATCCCACAGTATCTGGTTTGCATATTGAAATATTTTTTCATCCCCAGCAACAGCGCTTTTATTTGAGGAACTTGCGATCGCAAAATCCCCCCCTTGTCGACGGACGGCAACTAGTCCAAGGTGAAATGCCTTTAACTGAGGGTACTAACATCTCTTTGGGACAAATACAACTCAAAGTTACTAGCATTTCCACAGGCAACATTCCCGCAACAATTTTGATGCCACCGCAACCGCCAGTGGTTAACCCCCATTCACCAGCAAATATCGGACATCACCATCACCATCATCCAGCACCACCGCCAGGAGTTTATGGTTTAAAATGTCCCAAATGTTACAAAGTTTCCCCACCAGAGAATCTGCAAATTGGTTGTCCGTGGTGTGGGACATCTTTGGCTGCGGCAGTCAGTGTGTTAGTAGCACCTGGTAGTTAG
- a CDS encoding TetR/AcrR family transcriptional regulator, which produces MSTSSGRPRSIHADQAILQATLDLLAEVGYESMSIEAIASRAGVGKTTIYRRYTSKEELVADAIESLRDDLAIPDTGSFWGDMDIVIKNAAKKIDSPLGRQTLALIISTASSNPQFAEVYWTKYTKLRREAFAKVLERAKSRGEIHNDADVDLIIDLVSGSLYYALIFKPTTEPVEAYMRRTIEILMKGVGSRE; this is translated from the coding sequence ATGTCAACTTCTTCTGGACGCCCACGCAGCATCCACGCCGACCAAGCTATTTTGCAAGCGACCTTAGACTTGCTTGCAGAGGTAGGATATGAAAGCATGAGTATAGAAGCGATCGCTTCTCGTGCTGGGGTTGGAAAAACCACCATTTATCGGCGTTACACTTCCAAAGAAGAACTAGTTGCAGACGCCATAGAAAGTCTGAGAGATGATTTAGCGATCCCCGATACCGGTAGCTTCTGGGGAGACATGGATATCGTCATCAAAAATGCAGCTAAAAAAATAGATAGTCCCCTTGGTCGCCAGACACTTGCCTTGATTATCAGCACAGCATCTAGCAATCCTCAGTTTGCGGAAGTTTACTGGACAAAATATACAAAACTCCGACGTGAAGCCTTTGCTAAAGTACTTGAGCGTGCCAAGTCTAGAGGAGAAATTCACAATGACGCCGACGTAGACCTAATTATCGACCTTGTGAGTGGGTCACTGTATTATGCACTGATTTTCAAACCCACAACCGAGCCGGTAGAAGCGTATATGCGTCGCACGATAGAGATTCTGATGAAGGGAGTAGGGAGTAGGGAGTAG
- a CDS encoding FHA domain-containing protein, whose amino-acid sequence MTNHLQIQLSWEDPTTGERREPMLNIPIAFGREFGRLPAELGGQRVSRMLLNSNEVSRYHALIEWEQNHLVVIDQGSVNGIYVNGKQQKRSVVANGDTLQIGPYVITVKFGAIASAPDTTPPSTIRFNPNTNIPDPSLPVAQPGITAGTNFPPAAFQAQKVPVLALYATGLPVDETDYLAIGAGLGSFVWVDLLRLSGVRAEKIVAVGLEGEPYARYKRLCMNSQIPLYERLRSNSDSCPDNIWGWPSYALREAWADLAKGKINSAFKYLWQVFAEPTFAETYTPRSGNVFNSIDREAKRIGWNQIYRYGRVRAIRKTDDGRYCVAYSRAPGNYAFLVTRYLHLATGYPAIQFLPDLQAYREKYQDFKTVVNAYEAHDHVYQQLEDRGGTVLIRGRGIVASRILQRIFEARKRNRNISVLHLMRSPKPQGNKFQYAQRLVKNHYEFQPFNWPKACWGGELRTMLEKASPDERKRLLTDWGGTTTADRHDWQRITAQGISEGWYQITFGEVQDVERDAQNRTITHIREQSFGEMKLIADFIVDATGLDAKVNASPLLEDFVKHYNLPLNNLGRLAVANNFELVEMRSDKGQMYAAGAITLGGPYAAVDSFLGLQYAALVAVDGLAAARAPGVQRLNFVSSFGQWLKWALNQSP is encoded by the coding sequence ATGACTAATCACCTACAAATCCAATTAAGTTGGGAAGATCCAACAACCGGAGAACGGCGAGAACCAATGTTGAATATACCGATCGCCTTTGGTCGGGAATTCGGGCGGTTACCTGCTGAACTTGGAGGACAGCGGGTTTCGAGGATGCTGCTAAATAGTAATGAAGTTTCTCGCTACCATGCCCTAATTGAGTGGGAACAAAATCATCTGGTGGTGATTGACCAAGGTAGCGTTAACGGTATCTATGTCAACGGTAAACAACAAAAGCGCAGTGTTGTGGCTAATGGCGATACGTTACAGATTGGTCCCTATGTCATCACAGTGAAGTTTGGTGCTATTGCTTCTGCACCAGATACCACCCCTCCTTCGACGATTCGCTTCAACCCAAATACAAATATCCCAGACCCCAGTTTGCCTGTAGCCCAGCCTGGGATCACCGCAGGCACTAATTTTCCGCCAGCAGCATTTCAAGCACAAAAAGTTCCCGTACTAGCCCTTTATGCTACTGGGCTGCCAGTGGATGAAACTGATTATCTGGCGATCGGGGCGGGACTGGGTAGCTTTGTTTGGGTTGATTTGCTGCGACTTAGTGGTGTGCGTGCTGAAAAAATTGTCGCTGTGGGATTAGAAGGCGAACCTTATGCCCGTTATAAGCGCCTGTGTATGAATTCCCAGATTCCCTTATATGAAAGACTGCGGTCTAATTCCGATTCTTGCCCTGATAATATTTGGGGCTGGCCTAGTTATGCCTTGCGCGAAGCTTGGGCTGACTTGGCCAAGGGAAAAATTAACTCAGCATTTAAATATTTGTGGCAGGTGTTTGCTGAACCAACATTTGCCGAAACTTATACACCCCGTTCCGGTAATGTCTTTAATTCCATAGACAGAGAGGCCAAGCGTATTGGTTGGAACCAAATTTATCGCTATGGGCGAGTCAGGGCAATTCGCAAAACCGATGATGGCAGGTATTGTGTAGCCTATTCTCGCGCCCCTGGAAATTATGCTTTTTTAGTTACTCGTTATTTACATTTAGCTACTGGATATCCAGCAATTCAGTTTCTCCCAGATTTGCAAGCTTATAGAGAAAAATATCAAGACTTTAAAACTGTTGTGAATGCTTACGAAGCACACGATCACGTTTATCAGCAATTAGAGGATCGCGGTGGTACAGTATTGATTCGCGGACGGGGAATTGTGGCTTCGCGGATTTTGCAGCGGATTTTTGAAGCCAGAAAGCGCAATCGGAATATTTCAGTTTTGCATTTAATGCGATCGCCTAAACCCCAAGGCAACAAATTTCAATATGCCCAGCGCCTAGTCAAAAATCATTACGAATTTCAACCCTTTAACTGGCCGAAAGCTTGTTGGGGCGGCGAACTCCGCACAATGTTAGAAAAAGCCAGCCCCGATGAACGCAAACGTTTACTAACAGACTGGGGTGGTACCACCACCGCCGACCGGCACGATTGGCAGCGCATCACTGCCCAAGGAATCAGCGAAGGTTGGTACCAAATTACCTTCGGTGAAGTCCAGGACGTAGAACGAGACGCCCAAAACCGGACTATTACCCATATCCGAGAACAAAGCTTTGGCGAAATGAAATTGATAGCTGACTTTATTGTTGATGCCACTGGACTGGATGCCAAAGTAAATGCTAGTCCCCTGCTAGAAGATTTTGTTAAACATTACAACTTGCCACTCAATAATCTGGGGCGATTGGCTGTAGCGAACAATTTTGAATTAGTAGAAATGCGTAGCGACAAAGGACAAATGTATGCAGCAGGGGCGATTACCCTTGGTGGCCCTTATGCCGCAGTTGATAGTTTCTTGGGCTTGCAATACGCCGCATTAGTCGCCGTTGATGGACTCGCCGCCGCCCGTGCCCCTGGAGTTCAGAGGTTGAATTTTGTCAGTTCCTTTGGGCAGTGGTTGAAGTGGGCGTTAAATCAGTCACCCTAA
- a CDS encoding RelA/SpoT family protein, whose protein sequence is MSSIAINSSVDLAIPEWLKKCLKELSTSSGEAEDDRRHSDAVLIGRAFEFAYQLHQGQYRKSGEPYIAHPIAVAGLLRDLGGSAAMIAAGFLHDVVEDTEVTIEEIEERFGPEVRQLVEGVTKLSKINFTSKKESQAENFRRMFLAMAQDIRVIVVKLADRLHNMRTLQYMSEASRRRSAQETRDIFAPLANRLGIWRIKWELEDLAFKYLEPEAFREIQQHVSEKRTAREEKLAKATEILRERLQQAGIHCQDISGRPKHLYSIYQKMHRQQKEFHEIYDLAALRIIVQTNEECYRALAVVHDAFRPIPGRFKDYIGLPKPNRYQSLHTGVIGLTGRPLEVQIRTIEMHHIAEYGIAAHWKYKETGGSSISHLTGADEKFTWLRQLLEWQTDLKDAQEYLDSVKDNLFEDDVYVFTPKGDVVPLSPGSTSIDFAYRIHTEVGNHCSGARVNGRMVPLSTRLQNGDIVEILTQKNCHPSLDWLNFVRTSAAKYRIKQWYKRSRREENVARGRELLEKELGKTGFDSLLKSDAMQIVTEKCNYHSVEDLLAGLGYGEVTLNLVLNRWREVAKGQQPVTTPPPFLPKESTSTAKALRDAPPTTSRSTDSPIVGVEGLVYHLAGCCTPIPGEPIIGVVTRGRGISIHRQGCNNLESVEYERLVPVRWNPATENSGRPHTYPVDIQIEALDRVGVLKDILSRLSDQGINVRHAQVKTAIGQPALMDLGIDIRDRPQLEQVFIQIKKMSDILNIRRVGQIDE, encoded by the coding sequence ATGAGCAGTATAGCTATTAATTCATCAGTTGATCTTGCCATTCCGGAATGGTTAAAAAAATGTTTGAAGGAGTTATCGACAAGTAGCGGCGAAGCTGAAGATGATCGAAGGCATAGTGATGCAGTTTTGATTGGTCGAGCATTTGAATTTGCTTACCAACTGCATCAAGGTCAATACCGCAAATCGGGAGAGCCATACATCGCTCATCCCATTGCTGTAGCTGGATTGCTGCGGGACTTGGGAGGTAGTGCTGCTATGATAGCAGCTGGGTTTCTTCATGATGTAGTTGAAGATACAGAAGTCACTATTGAAGAAATCGAAGAACGCTTTGGCCCAGAAGTTCGCCAATTGGTGGAAGGTGTCACCAAGCTTTCTAAAATCAATTTCACTAGCAAAAAGGAAAGCCAAGCGGAAAATTTCCGACGGATGTTTTTGGCGATGGCGCAAGATATTCGAGTGATTGTGGTGAAGTTGGCAGACCGTTTGCATAATATGCGAACCTTACAATACATGTCTGAAGCCAGCCGCCGCCGCAGTGCCCAGGAAACGCGAGATATCTTTGCACCCTTAGCCAATCGCTTGGGAATCTGGCGAATTAAATGGGAATTGGAGGATTTGGCTTTTAAATATTTGGAGCCAGAAGCTTTCCGAGAAATTCAGCAGCATGTTTCCGAAAAACGGACGGCGCGAGAAGAGAAGCTGGCCAAAGCTACAGAAATTTTGCGGGAGCGTTTGCAGCAAGCTGGAATTCACTGTCAAGATATCAGCGGCCGCCCCAAGCATCTTTATAGCATTTACCAAAAAATGCATCGGCAGCAAAAGGAATTTCACGAAATTTACGATTTGGCAGCCCTGCGGATTATTGTCCAAACCAATGAAGAATGCTATCGGGCGTTGGCAGTGGTTCATGATGCTTTTCGCCCAATTCCTGGGAGATTTAAAGATTATATTGGACTGCCAAAACCTAATCGTTATCAGTCGTTGCATACTGGAGTGATTGGGTTGACTGGTCGTCCTTTGGAAGTCCAGATTCGGACGATAGAAATGCATCATATCGCCGAATATGGGATTGCCGCTCATTGGAAGTATAAAGAAACAGGTGGTTCTAGCATTAGCCATTTGACAGGGGCAGATGAAAAGTTTACTTGGCTGCGGCAACTGCTGGAATGGCAGACGGATCTCAAGGACGCCCAAGAATATCTTGATAGTGTCAAAGATAATCTATTTGAAGATGATGTCTATGTCTTCACCCCTAAGGGGGATGTTGTACCTTTAAGCCCTGGATCTACAAGTATAGATTTTGCTTATCGCATTCATACAGAAGTGGGGAACCACTGTTCAGGGGCGCGGGTGAATGGACGAATGGTACCTCTGTCAACAAGGCTGCAAAATGGCGATATTGTGGAGATTCTCACCCAAAAGAACTGTCATCCGAGTTTGGATTGGTTGAATTTTGTCAGGACTTCAGCAGCGAAATATCGGATTAAACAATGGTACAAGCGATCGCGCCGGGAAGAAAATGTCGCCCGTGGAAGAGAATTGTTAGAAAAGGAACTTGGTAAAACAGGTTTTGATAGTCTCTTAAAGTCCGATGCAATGCAGATTGTCACCGAAAAGTGTAACTACCACAGCGTCGAAGATTTACTAGCTGGTTTGGGTTACGGTGAAGTGACATTGAATTTAGTCCTAAATCGTTGGCGAGAAGTGGCGAAGGGACAACAACCAGTTACAACCCCGCCGCCATTTCTTCCCAAAGAATCGACATCTACAGCAAAAGCTTTACGAGATGCACCTCCAACTACCTCCCGCTCCACAGATTCGCCGATTGTTGGCGTAGAAGGTTTGGTGTATCATTTAGCTGGGTGTTGTACCCCGATTCCTGGCGAACCAATTATTGGCGTAGTGACGCGGGGTAGGGGGATTTCAATTCATCGCCAAGGCTGCAATAATCTGGAAAGTGTCGAGTATGAGCGCCTAGTACCTGTTAGGTGGAACCCAGCAACCGAAAATAGTGGTCGTCCACACACGTACCCAGTGGATATTCAAATCGAAGCACTTGACCGCGTAGGAGTGTTAAAGGATATTTTATCAAGGTTGAGTGACCAGGGGATCAATGTACGCCATGCCCAGGTGAAAACTGCTATTGGTCAACCTGCATTGATGGACTTAGGAATAGATATACGCGATCGCCCTCAACTAGAGCAAGTATTTATCCAAATTAAGAAGATGAGCGACATTTTGAATATCCGCCGCGTTGGTCAAATTGACGAGTAG
- a CDS encoding DHA2 family efflux MFS transporter permease subunit: MATNIKRSTFDEFGYVQGPLKWAIAFTAALGAILEVIDTSIVNVALTDIQATLGATVSEVGWVVTGYAIANVVLIPLSAWLGDYFGRKTYFIFSLIGFTVASVLCGLAFNLPMLVISRILQGLCGGGLLAKAQAILFETFSPAEQGLAQAVFGVGVIAGPAIGPTLGGFLVDGLGWRWIFFVNIPFGIVAVAMSLVFLPKDKDNSQTQSQAVDWFGIGFLVIAIGCMQTLLEQGETEDWFSSGFITTLAVASAIGLGLFIWYELKIAHPAVDLRVLRHRSLAAGSVLSAVVGMGLYGALFAVPIFAQSVLHFTATQTGLLLAPGALASAIVMVLLGKLSTKIDARILIAMGAVGTSGVMFQLAAITPQSGTDDLFWPLVWRGAFTVLMFLPLSLATLGGLPKQDISAGSGFYNLTRQLGGSIGIALLTTLLDRREAFHRAILLANLSPYDPETNQRLDALKGALQSQGMDATTAQQQALALLSQTVDTQAAVLSYADCFRVVGVAFLCSLPLLLFLGKGGAGAKAPIGH; this comes from the coding sequence ATGGCTACCAATATTAAACGTTCCACTTTTGACGAATTTGGTTATGTGCAGGGGCCTTTGAAGTGGGCGATCGCTTTTACGGCTGCCCTTGGTGCCATCTTAGAAGTGATTGACACCAGTATTGTCAACGTTGCTTTAACCGATATCCAAGCCACTCTTGGTGCAACTGTGAGTGAAGTGGGTTGGGTGGTGACTGGATATGCGATCGCCAACGTTGTTTTAATTCCCTTATCTGCATGGCTGGGAGATTATTTTGGGCGCAAAACTTACTTTATCTTCTCCTTGATTGGCTTTACTGTTGCCTCGGTTTTATGCGGGTTGGCATTCAATTTACCGATGCTGGTGATTTCTCGAATTCTTCAAGGTTTATGTGGTGGCGGGTTACTAGCTAAAGCACAAGCAATTTTGTTCGAGACTTTTTCACCTGCGGAACAGGGTTTAGCACAGGCAGTTTTTGGGGTGGGTGTAATTGCTGGCCCAGCCATCGGCCCAACTTTAGGCGGATTTTTGGTAGATGGTTTGGGCTGGCGCTGGATTTTCTTTGTTAATATTCCCTTTGGGATCGTTGCAGTGGCAATGTCCTTAGTATTTTTGCCCAAAGACAAAGACAACAGTCAGACACAAAGCCAAGCCGTGGATTGGTTCGGGATTGGGTTTTTGGTGATTGCGATCGGCTGTATGCAAACTTTGTTAGAGCAAGGAGAGACAGAGGACTGGTTTTCCTCCGGTTTCATTACCACGTTGGCTGTTGCTAGCGCCATCGGATTGGGACTATTTATTTGGTACGAATTAAAAATAGCCCATCCAGCCGTTGATTTGAGAGTTTTACGTCATCGTTCTTTAGCTGCTGGGAGTGTTTTATCAGCAGTGGTGGGGATGGGGCTTTATGGCGCCCTGTTTGCCGTACCGATATTTGCTCAGAGTGTACTGCACTTCACCGCAACCCAGACAGGACTATTGTTAGCGCCTGGTGCTTTGGCATCTGCGATCGTCATGGTTTTATTAGGTAAATTATCCACCAAAATCGATGCCAGAATCTTAATTGCAATGGGTGCTGTTGGAACATCTGGAGTCATGTTTCAATTAGCGGCAATTACCCCACAAAGCGGCACAGATGATTTATTTTGGCCATTGGTATGGCGTGGGGCTTTTACTGTATTGATGTTTCTCCCCTTGAGTTTGGCAACTTTAGGAGGGCTACCCAAACAGGATATTTCTGCCGGTTCTGGGTTCTACAACCTCACCCGACAACTAGGTGGTAGTATCGGCATTGCCTTACTTACCACCCTCCTTGACAGACGAGAAGCTTTTCATCGAGCCATCCTATTGGCAAACCTTAGTCCTTATGATCCAGAAACCAATCAACGCCTTGATGCACTCAAGGGCGCACTCCAAAGCCAAGGTATGGATGCCACAACAGCTCAACAACAAGCACTAGCTTTATTAAGTCAAACAGTAGATACCCAAGCTGCTGTTTTGTCTTACGCAGATTGCTTTCGAGTGGTAGGTGTCGCCTTCCTTTGTTCATTACCTTTGTTATTATTCCTGGGCAAAGGCGGCGCAGGAGCAAAAGCGCCAATAGGTCACTAG
- the sbcD gene encoding exonuclease subunit SbcD produces MIKILHLSDIHMGSGFSHGRINPLTGLNTRLEDFVNTLSRCIDRAIADAVDLVIFGGDAFPDATPPPYVQQAFATQFRRLVDANIPTVLLVGNHDQHSQGLGGASLCIYRTLGVPGFLVGDTLTTHCIETPNGKVQVITLPWLTRSTLMTRQETEGLSLAEVNELLTERLRVVLEGEIRRLDPDVPTVLLAHLMADNATLGAERYLAVGKGFTLPLSLLTRPCFDYVALGHVHRHQNLNKSNNPPVIYPGSIERVDFSEEKEDKGYVMIELERGKAEWEFCPLPVRDFCTIEVDVSKAEDPQAVLMKAIAKYDIEDAVVRLIYKLRSEQMDLIDSSSIHTALNLAHTYTIQAELVSQLARPRIPELTASSSIDPMEALKTYLNNREDLKDIAASMLEAAQKLLADDVEVWLEAATNE; encoded by the coding sequence ATGATCAAAATCCTCCACCTTTCCGATATCCACATGGGAAGCGGCTTTTCCCACGGACGAATTAATCCGCTAACTGGATTAAATACACGATTGGAGGATTTTGTCAATACATTATCTCGATGTATTGACCGAGCGATCGCAGATGCCGTAGATTTAGTGATATTTGGTGGCGATGCTTTTCCGGATGCGACACCACCACCTTATGTACAACAAGCTTTTGCTACCCAATTTCGCCGTTTGGTAGATGCGAATATTCCCACAGTGCTGTTGGTGGGGAATCACGACCAACATTCCCAAGGACTAGGAGGCGCGAGTTTATGTATTTACCGCACCTTGGGGGTGCCTGGTTTTCTTGTTGGTGATACCTTAACTACACACTGTATCGAAACCCCCAATGGCAAAGTGCAAGTAATTACCCTTCCTTGGCTGACTCGTTCCACGTTAATGACTCGTCAAGAGACTGAAGGTTTGTCCTTGGCAGAAGTCAATGAACTGTTAACGGAACGCCTGCGAGTTGTTTTGGAAGGAGAAATCCGCCGTCTTGACCCCGATGTGCCAACTGTGCTTTTAGCTCATTTGATGGCTGACAATGCTACTTTAGGTGCAGAACGCTACTTGGCTGTGGGTAAAGGCTTTACTCTGCCGCTATCTTTATTGACGCGACCTTGTTTTGATTATGTAGCGTTAGGACATGTGCATCGTCATCAAAATTTGAATAAATCCAACAATCCGCCAGTGATTTATCCAGGGAGTATTGAACGGGTAGATTTTAGTGAAGAGAAAGAAGACAAAGGCTATGTCATGATAGAACTGGAGCGGGGTAAGGCAGAGTGGGAATTTTGTCCGTTACCAGTTCGGGATTTTTGCACAATTGAGGTGGATGTCTCCAAAGCAGAAGATCCCCAAGCGGTATTAATGAAAGCGATCGCCAAGTATGATATTGAAGATGCTGTAGTGCGGCTAATTTATAAACTCCGCTCGGAACAGATGGATTTAATTGACAGTTCCTCTATACATACTGCTTTAAATCTGGCTCACACCTACACCATCCAAGCAGAATTAGTGAGTCAATTGGCTCGGCCGCGAATTCCCGAATTGACTGCCAGTAGTAGCATTGACCCAATGGAAGCCTTAAAAACTTACTTGAACAATCGTGAAGACCTCAAAGACATCGCTGCATCAATGCTAGAAGCTGCACAAAAGTTGCTAGCAGATGATGTGGAAGTCTGGCTAGAAGCAGCAACTAATGAGTAG
- the patD gene encoding heterocyst frequency control protein PatD: MSSNCEKYQAFVTLLEHLRSDATTNQIVAPELRRRVASLQQLFGEEIVPLADENWRVQSYQTEMSKQLRLLEIDVMFFQGARQASTAQTRLQTISDRLTTLIQYCNAILQPEAEGEK; the protein is encoded by the coding sequence ATGTCTTCAAACTGTGAGAAATATCAGGCATTCGTAACCTTGCTAGAGCATTTACGCTCCGACGCCACAACTAACCAAATTGTTGCACCCGAACTGCGGCGGCGTGTAGCCTCGTTGCAGCAACTGTTTGGGGAAGAAATTGTGCCTTTGGCTGATGAAAACTGGCGAGTGCAGTCTTATCAAACCGAGATGAGTAAGCAACTGCGCTTGTTGGAAATAGATGTGATGTTTTTCCAAGGAGCGCGGCAGGCATCTACTGCACAAACGAGACTGCAAACGATTAGCGATCGCTTGACAACCCTCATCCAATACTGTAACGCCATTTTGCAACCAGAAGCGGAGGGAGAAAAATAA
- the nfi gene encoding deoxyribonuclease V (cleaves DNA at apurinic or apyrimidinic sites) → MKIYQYHAWPSTVEEAIVIQEQLRNQVITSDQLEEPVQYVAGVDMGFEADGTISRAAVAVLSFPDLQVVETTLAHRPTTFPYIPGFLSFREIPAVLDALEKIKTTPNLILCDGQGIAHPRRFGIASHLGVLVDIPTIGVAKSLLIGKHEELPETRGNWRSLIHQGEIIGAVLRSRTGVKPLYVSSGHRISLPTAIDYVLRCTPKYRLPETTRIADKLASAR, encoded by the coding sequence ATGAAGATTTATCAATATCATGCTTGGCCTTCAACTGTGGAGGAAGCCATAGTTATCCAAGAACAGTTGCGAAATCAGGTAATTACATCAGATCAACTGGAAGAACCTGTGCAGTATGTCGCTGGAGTGGATATGGGTTTTGAAGCCGATGGCACTATTAGCCGTGCAGCGGTGGCAGTACTGAGTTTTCCTGATTTGCAAGTAGTTGAGACAACCCTAGCACACCGTCCTACGACCTTTCCTTATATTCCTGGTTTCCTTTCATTTCGGGAAATTCCCGCAGTCTTGGATGCTTTGGAGAAAATTAAAACAACACCAAATCTGATTCTGTGTGATGGCCAGGGAATTGCCCATCCCCGCAGATTCGGTATAGCTAGCCATTTGGGGGTACTTGTGGATATACCGACAATTGGTGTAGCTAAGTCATTGTTGATAGGTAAGCATGAAGAATTACCAGAAACTAGAGGTAACTGGCGATCGCTCATACACCAAGGTGAAATAATCGGAGCAGTTTTGCGATCGCGCACAGGAGTCAAACCCCTGTACGTCTCCAGTGGTCATCGAATCAGTTTACCGACAGCAATTGACTACGTGTTACGCTGCACACCCAAATATCGTCTGCCAGAAACTACACGCATTGCTGATAAATTAGCGTCGGCAAGATAA